The window TGCTGCACAATGCCGCCTGCGAGCCCGAACTGCTCGACCTGCAGGAGTGCCTGAACGCCATGGGCGCCAAGGTCGAGGGTGCCGGCACCCCGACCGTGACCATCACCGGCGTCGCCCGCCTGCACGGCGCGACCCACGCGGTGATCCCCGACCGGATCGAGATGGGCACCTTTGCTGTCGCCGCCGCCATGGCCGGGGGCGAGGTGCGGCTGACCCGGGCGCGTCCGGGCCTGATCGACAGCCTACTGGTCAAGCTCGAGGAGGCCGGTTGCGGCGTCGAGCCGACCGCTGACGGCGTCATCATCCGCCGTAGCGCCGAACGCCTGAAGGCGGTCGATATCGAGACGGCGGCCTATCCGGGCTTCGCCACCGACCTTCAGGCCCAGTTCATGGCCCTGATGACCGTGGCCGACGGCGAAAGCCGCATCCGCGAGACCATTTTCGAAAACCGCTTCATGCACGCTCCGGAACTGATGCGTCTGGGGGCCGACATCTCGGTGTCCGGCGGCGAAGCCCGCGTCCGCGGTGTCGCCCGTCTGGAAGGGGCCGAGGTCATGGCGACCGACCTGCGGGCCTCGGTCAGCCTGGTGATCGCGGGCCTGGTGGCCCGCGGCGAGACCACGGTTTCGCGCATCTATCACCTGGATCGCGGTTTCGAGCGTTTGGAAGCAAAGCTCACCGCCTGTGGGGCGCAGGTGCGCCGCATCAAGGGTGACGGAGAGGCCGAACTCTAGATGTCAAAGCCCGCGCCTGCCCTGAGACTCCTGGCCCAGGATGCCGAAGGGCTGACGGTGATCTCCGCCGCCCTGCAGGATGCCGTCGCCAAGATCGGCGACATCCGCTGGGATGCCCAGGCCCGGACCCTGACCCTGGCCTGCAACCGCTTTCGCTGGGAGGCCGGCGGCCAAAAGGCGACCAAGCGGGGCGCGGAGGGCGAGCGCGTGCGTTCGGCCCTGCAGCTGGGCGATGTCACCGGCGTCCAGGCGCGCAACCTCCGCCGGGAGGCCAAGGGGGCCATCGTCGAGCTACTGTCCATCACCTTCGAGCCCGGCGAGGCCCCCGGCGGTACGGTCATGCTGACCTTCGCCGGCGGCGGCGACCTGCGGGTCGGAGTCGATTGCCTGGACGTGGTGCTGGCCGATGTGTCCGAGCCCTGGGCCACGCCCCGCCGGCCGGGGCACGCCGATTAGGCGCCCTGCCTGATTTGCGGGCATGCCTTGAATCTGACTTTCAAACAGGCAGTGGCGGCGCCGAGGATTCGTCCCACGCGCTAGTGATTGCTGACGAACTCGCCCGACGGGGGAATGGTGCTAGGTTAACGCCATGCGCCCGTCAGAGGCGCGAGCATCGTTAGGGAGGCCGTCATGGCCAGGAAGTCCTATGCGACCGGGGAAACCCAGTCGGTGTTTTTCGCGGCGTGCGACATCACCAAACCCGCTCCGCCCGTGCTTCGCCATGGCGGTCCCTGTTTCGACTGGGGACGTCTTGTCCTGGTCAGCCTGTTTGCCGTTCTGGTCGCCGGCATGGCGACCCTGGCCTATGCGGGGCTGAGCTAGAGCTTTCCCGACGGCCTGTGAGGACGGGCCCCGACGCCCGACGCCCCCTCCGTCACGTCGCGTATCCGCGCCGCGCGACCTCCTCCGCTAGCTAGGGCTATCGCATCTGGGCTTGCGTCCAGAAGATTTGTCATCCCGGACAAGCTCGGCGAAGCCGGGCGCCGATCCGGGACCGCCGGAAGCGCTGAGCTCAGGCGTCGGTCCCGGATCTTCGCGCTGCGCGCTCGTCCGGGATGACAGCCGTTTTGAGTCATATGCGATAGCGCTGCCCCGCAAGCGGGGCAGGAGGGCTCAGCTGTTCTTCTCCTGCCCCGTAGCGAAGCGTGCGGGGGAGGTGGCGCGGCGCGAAGCGACGTGACGGAGGGGGCGTTAGGGCGCTGAGCCTCCATTCGCGCGCCCATTTGCCACGCAAGCCCAACCCCTCCTAAGCTCGTCCCTCGCGTCCGAGGCGGGGGCCGGCGCGAGCTGATGTCCTGCGCCCGCGGGAAGCCGATGCATGAGCGCCCCCGACCGCGATCTCTGGAATGAAGACCTAGCCCCGACCGGCGAGGCGCAACGCACCTGGCGCTGGTGGCATTTCGCGGCCCTGTGGCTGGGCATGGTCATCTGCGTGCCCGCCTACATGCTGGCCTCGGGCCTGATCGAGCAGGGGATGTCGGCCGGGCAGGCGGTGGCGACCGTGCTGCTGGGCAATCTGGTCGTGCTGGTTCCCATGCTGCTGATCGGCCATGCGGGGGCCCGGCACGGCGTGCCCTATGCCGTGCTGGCGCGGGCCTCGTTCGGCTGGAAGGGCGCGCGCATCCCCGCCGTCGCCCGGGCGGTGGTGGCCTGCGGCTGGTACGGCATCCAGACCTGGATCGGCGGCGGCGCGCTGCTGACCCTGCTGGGCGTGATCATGGGGCGCAGCCTGGTCGGCGCGCCGATCCCGCTGCTGGGCATCGGCCTGGGCCAGCTGCTGGCCTTCCTGGCCTTCTGGGGCATCCAGCTGCTGTTTGTCACCAAGGGCCTGACCGCCGTGCGCCGGCTTGAGACCTGGACCGCGCCGATCAAGCTGGTCATTTGCGCCCTGATGGTCTGGTGGGCGATGGACAAGGCCGGGGGCCTGGGTCCGATCTTCCACCAGCCCTCGGCCTTCGTCGACGGCGGCCCCAAGGCCGGCCAGTTCTGGAGCGTCTTCGTGCCCGCCCTGACCGCCATGGTCGGGTTCTGGGCGACCCTGGCCCTGAACATCCCCGACTTCACGCGCTTTGCGAAGAAACAGGCCGACCAGATCCTGGGTCAGGCCATCGGCCTGCCGATCCCGATGGGCCTGCTGGCCCTGGTCAGCGTCATCACCACCTCGGCCACGGTGATCGTCTTCGGCAAGGCGGTGTGGGATCCGGTGCAGCTGGCCGGCGACATCGGCGGCATCGCGGTGGTGATCGGCCTGCTGATTATCAGCCTCGACACCGTGTGCTGCAACATCGCCGCCAATCTGGTCGGCCCGGCCTATGACTTCTCGGCCCTTTGGCCCAGCAGGATCACCTACCGCATCGGCGGCTGGATCACGGCCGGTATCGGCGTGCTGATCATGCCGTGGAAGCTGCTGGAGACGACCCAGGGCTATATCTTCGTCTGGCTGGTCGGTTATGGCGCGCTGCTGGGACCGATCGCGGGGATCCTGATCGTCGACTACTGGCTGCTGCGGAAAACCGTACTGGCGGTGGATGACCTGTACGCCAAGCACGGCGCCTACGCCTATCGCGGCGGCTGGAACCCGGCGGCGCTCGCAGCCCTGGCCGTGGGGGTCGCGCCGAACCTGCCGGGCTTCCTGGCCTCGGCCGCGCCGCACCTGTTCGGCGGTGTGGGGGCGTTCTGGACCGGGCTTTATATGTATGCGTGGTTCGTCGGGCTGGCGCTGGCGGGGGCGGTCTATTGGGGGATGATGCGGGGGAAGGTGGGCAGACGCGGCGAGTGAGGCCGGGTTTGAGTGGGGACTTGCCGGTGCGGGAAAGTCCGGGCGTCGGCGCGGAGAGGGGGGCGTTTCCATCGTCTGCTTTGGGTGGATGGCGGACGCTCAGCTGAAGTAAGTCTGGAACCCCGCCAGACCGAAGACCCATACTTCGCGCCCATCATCTCCGAGTGTTTCAGAGAAGTCCTCTAGGTCTATACCCGCGCATTGAATTTTCTCCCCTGCATCAGTCCTTGCGCTCAACGGGGTAGGACTTAGCTCAAGCACCCGTTTCTCAGATGCTCGTGCATGAAGATCGACCACATAGGCTGGACCGGGTTGAAAGGTCGCGTATGCGACCCCCATGGACGGGTCAGATGGGGCCAGATGAGCGGTGCCGATTACAACATCGTCCGCAATGAGCTCCACGGGAAGGCGTTTCATTTAGAAATGATAACCCGGCGTTGAAGGTCCGTCATGGGTCGGAAGCGGAAATGAACACGCTGCCCGAAACCGAACCTTAGGCGACTGCCCAGGAAGCGGACCCAGCCAATGTCAAAGAAGGGTGGTTAGCGGACGTTGGCTCCGATGATCCTCCCCCTCTGGGGGAGGTGGCCCGGAGGGCCGGAGGGGGCAAAGCGGCGCTGACCCAGATAGAGCTCTGGTCAACGCCCGCCGGTGCCGCCCCCTCAGTCGCTCCGCGACAGCTCCCCCAGAGGGGGAGCATCTGCCGTCTCACTAGGGTCGGAAGCAGACATCCCCGCCCATCCAACAAGCGGACGCCCCGCGTCCCGCTCATCCTTAAATCTCCTGGAGGCTGCAGCGTGCCGGAGTGGAAAGGTCTGTCAAGGACCGCCTCCGGCGGCCGCTTCGCGGCGACGCGGAGCGTCGTCCTTGAGAGACCTTTCCACTCCGGCGATCGTCTCGCCGTGAGATTTAAGGATGGCTCCCGCGTGAGCGCGAAGGGGGCGGGACTTTCCCGGCCACCGCAGTAGGCCCCCTCCTGACCGCTATCGCGGTCGTCCTCCCCCTTGTCAGGGGGAAGATGAGATCCGAGCCCTTCATCTTCCCCCTCCGGCGGAAGACGGTCGCGCAGCGACCCGTAGGGGGCAAGTACGGGGATTGAGTCCGATCTATCCCCGGCGTTTTCCGAATAGACCCAAGTCCAATCAATGCCCTGCAAAAAGTCAGATCGCGCCAGTCCTCCGCGCTGAATCCGCCCGCATAATCAGTCTCAGCTGACAGCACGGGAAGGGCGTCCGGCCGGCGACTGAGACGGCTGTCAGGGGTGATCGAGCGGGGCCACCGGTCGGACGAAGGTCCGTGCCGGCGTGCTTAAAGAGAGGACAGGGGACGTAAACCTGTCCATCGGAGGCTGGCCAGGGCCTCCGCCCGTCCGAAGGTTCGCTCCGGGTCCCTCCGGTATCGGCGTGGCTGCAGCCAGAGGCTCAAGTCCGTCGCGAGGAGGACAAGGCCCGGGTGGGGTGAAGGGTTGAACCAGACCCGCGCGCCCCGGCCAGAGGGATAACGGTCACGTGGAGCGTCTGTCTTCGTCGAAACGGTACTTATTCGCACTCACATCCGGGCGAGGCCCGGGCGCTCCGCGACCCTTCCCATTCCCTCGGCGGTTTCCGCGCGAGGCTGCGAAACCGTGTCCGCCAGACTTGCCCCGTAAGGGCTGCTGCGCAGCCGTCTTCCCCCGGAGGGGGAAGATGAAACGCGCGGACCTCATCTTCCCCCTTCGGGGGAAGACGACCTGCGAAGCAGGTCAGGAGGGGGCAAGTGCGCCATTGCCCCTTGTCTCCCCCGCAAAAACCCGCATCTACACGCCATGCGCCGCTTCGACTTTTCCGACCCTGATTTCGCCGCCGCCTTCAGGGCCTTCCTCGCCGAAGATCGGGGATCGCCGGCCGATGTCGATGCCTCGGTCGTCGAGGTGCTGGACGCCGTCCGCACCGGCGGGATCCAGGCCGTCCTGGACCTGACCCGCAGGTTCGACCGCGTCGACCTGACCGAACAGACCGTCCGCGTCACGGCCGAGGAAATCGAGGCCGGCGCCGCGCAAACCCCCGCTGACGTGCGCGAGGCCATCGCCTTCGCAGCCGCCCGCATCCGCGCCTATCACGCCCGCCAGCGGCCGGCCGACCAGGCCTGGACCGACGAGGCCGGGGTGGAGCTGGGCTGGCGCTGGACGCCGATCGAGGCCGTGGGCGTCTATGTGCCCGGCGGCCGGGCGGCCTATCCCTCCACCGTGCTGATGAACGCCGTGCCCGCCCAGGTGGCCGGGGTCGACCGCATCGCCATGGTCACCCCGCCCGGCAAGCTGCAGCCGGCCGTGCTGGCCGCTGCCAAGGAGGCCGGGGTCACCGAGATCTGGCGCATCGGCGGGGCCCAGGCCGTCGCGGCCCTGGCCTATGGCGCAGGACCGATCCAGCCGGTCGACAAGATCGTCGGTCCCGGCAATGCCTATGTTACCGCCGCCAAGCGCCGCCTCTATGGCGTGGTCGGTATCGACGCCCTGGCGGGGCCTTCCGAAATCGTCGTCGTGGCCGACAACCAGAACAATCCCGACTGGATCGCCGCCGACCTGCTGAGCCAGGCCGAGCACGACCCGGCCGCCCAGTCGATCCTGATCACCGACGATCCGGCCTTTGCCGACGCCGTCGAGGCTGCCATTATCGAGCGCCTCAAGACCCTGGCCACCGGCCAGGACGCCGCCGCCTCGTGGCGCGACCACGGCGCGGTGATCATCGCCCCGCTGGACGAGAGCCCGGCCCTGGTCGACGCCATAGCCCCCGAGCACGTCGAGTTCGCCCTGGACAATCCCGAGCGCCTGTCCGACCGCGTGCGCCACGCCGGGGCGATCTTCCTGGGGCGCCTGACGCCCGAAGCCATCGGCGACTATGTGGCCGGCTCCAACCACGTGCTGCCCACCAGCCGCGCGGCGCGCTTCCAGTCGGGCCTGTCGATCTATGACTTCCTCAAGCGCACCTCGATCGCCAAGTGCAATGCGGCCTCCTTTGCCATTCTGGGGCCGCACACGGCGGCCCTGGCCACGGTTGAAGGCCTGCCGGCCCACGCCCTTTCGGCGCAAATCCGGCTGGGCCGGTTGCCTTCCGAAGGCTGACGGGCAAATCTCCGCCCAACCATGACCGATGACCGCGCCAACCAGTATCTGAAGTCGATCGTCATTGACGATGACAGCCTTGCCGCCGCCTCGCGCGACCAGGAGCAGGAGCGTCAGGTCGCGATCTTCGATCTGCTTGATTCGAACTATTTCGAACCGGCGGACGGCCAGGGCGGTCCCTATGACCTGAAGCTCTCCCTGATCGAGAACCGGCTGGCCTTCGATATCGGCGGCCCCGGCTATGAGCGCCGGCACCTGCTGTCCCTGTCGCCCTTCAAGGGGGTGATCAAGGACTACTTCATGATCTGCGACAGCTATTATTCGGCGATCCGCAACTCGACGCCGCAGCAGATCGAGGCCCTGGATATGGGGCGGCGCGGCCTGCACAACGAAGGCTCGTCCCTGCTGCGCGAGCGCCTCGAGGGCAAGGTCAAGACCGACCTCGACACCGCAAGGCGGCTGTTCACCCTGATCTGCGCGCTGCACTGGCGAGGCTAGGGCACCTTGCCTGCTCTGCCGGACGCCGTCCTCTTCACCTGCAATTTCAACCGGGTGCGCTCGCCCATGGCCGAGGGGCTGTTCAAGCGATTCTACGGCACCCGGGCCTTCGTTGATTCGTGCGGGCTGCGTGGCGACCCCACCGGCGAGGGGATCGACCCCTTCGTGATCGCCGTGATGGACGAGCTGGGCCTAGACGTTTCCGATCACAAGCCCAAGACCTTTGGCCAGCTGGAGGACGACAGTTTCGACGTCGTCGTGTCGCTCACCCCTGAGGCGCAGCACCGCGCCGTCGAGCTGGCGCGGGACCGGGCGGTCGAAATCGAATACTGGCCGACCCATGACCCCACCCTGGTCGACGGCTCGCGGGAGGCGCGGCTGGCGGCCTATCGCGAGGTCCGCGACGACCTGGCCGAGGCCATCAAGAGACGTTTCGGCGCGCCATCGACGTTTGGGGGGTGAATGCGCTATAGAGGCGCCTCGCTGCGACGGCTCACGTCTCGACCACCCCGGTCGGGGCGTCCGCGCGGCTATCTGTTTGCTCCCATTGAGAGGCCTGATGGCTAAGGAAGAACTTCTTGAGTTTCCCGGTACGGTCAGCGAACTGCTGCCCAATGCGACCTTTCGCGTGACGCTGGAAAACGCCCACGAGATCATCGCCCACACCGCCGGCAAGATGCGCAAGAACCGCATCCGCGTTCTGGCCGGTGACAAGGTGCTGGTCGAAATGACGCCCTATGACCTGACCAAGGGCCGCATCACCTACCGGTTCAAGTAGGATTGATGGCCTCGCAGACGGCCGTCCAGCCGGCGCTGGTTCTGGCCAGCGCGAGCCCCCGGCGCCTTGATCTGCTCAAGCAGGTCGGTGTCACGCCAGACCGTATCGATCCCGCCGACATCGATGAAACGCCCGAGCGCGATGAGACGCCGCGTCTCCACGCCCTGCGACTGGCGCGGCAAAAGGCGCGTGCTGTGGCGAGTCGGGCTCCGGGCGACTTTGTCCTGGCGGCGGATACGGTCGTCGCCGTCGGGCGACGGATCCTGCCCAAGGCCGAGACCGAGGACCAGGCGATCCACTGCCTGTCCCTGCTGTCGGGCCGCAATCACAAGGTGCTGACGGCTGTGGCCGCGATCGCGCCGGATGGCCGCGAGGCGGCACGGCTGGTTGAGACGCGGGTACAGGTCAAGCGCCTGTCCGAACTAGAACGCGCCGACTATCTGGCCAGCGGCGAATGGCGCGGCAAGGCCGGCGGCTATGCCGTCCAGGGCGTTGCCGGCGGCTTCATCATCGACCTGCAGGGCTCCTATACCGGCGTGGTCGGCCTGCCGCTCTATGAGACCCTGAACCTGCTGCGCGGCCTGGGCTGGAGCGGCTCATGAGTGAACGTCGGGCCTATCTCTACAAGGGCGTCGGCGAGACGGTCGGTGTCGTCACCCTGGATGGCCGGCCGGAACGGCTGATCGCCACCTGGGACGGTGATGATCCTCTGGACGTCGAAGGCGTTCGCGGCGTGGCCCGCATCCGCAAGATCGAGAAGGCCTTCGCCTCCGCCTTTGTGCAACTGCCCGGCGGCCAGGATGTGCTGCTACCCCTGCGCCCAGACATGCCCAAGCTGGTCGAGGGCGGGCTGGTCGAGATCGAGATCCGGACCCCCTCGCGTCGCGACAAGGCGGCCGTGGCGCGGTTCATCGGGGAAGGGGAGGGCGAGCCGCGTGTGCTCGAACCGGCCTTTACCGTCGAGCAGCAGCTGCGGCTTCTGGTCAAGTCCGGGTCGCCGACCGGGGGCGAGGCGGCCCTGCAGGCCGTTGAGGCCGCCGAGGCCGAGGCTCTGGAGACGGTCTTCGCCCTGCCTGGCGGCGGCGATATCAGCATCGAGCCGACCCGGGCCTTGGTGGCGGTCGATGTCGACCTGGGTGCACGCGAAGGCCTGGACGCCAAGCGTGCGGCCCGACAGGCCAATATGGCCGCCCTTGGCGTCGCGGCGCGCATCCTGCGGCTCAAGGGCCTGGGCGGGATCGTCGTCTTTGACCTCGTGGGCCGGGGTCATGACGGCCAGGCCCTGTCAACGGCGGCCCGCAATGCCTTTTCCGTCGACAATCCCGGCGTAGCGATCGGCGCGATCAGCCGGTTTGGCACGCTGGAAATGACCCTGCCGCGTCGCAGTCGATCGATTCTCGACCGTTTGCTGGAGGTCGACGGCCAGCCGCGGCCTGCCGCCATGGCGCGTCGGGTTGCGCGGGCCCTGGAGCGCGAGGGGAGGGCCGATCCCGGCGGCCGCCTTCTTGCCCGCTGCGCCCCGATCGTCGCTGACGCCTTTGCCGAGCTGGATAGCGGAGTCGCGGACCGTCTGGGTCGCCGATTCGTCATTGAGCCCGTCGCTGGCTGGTCGGTTGAGCGCCTGGAGGTGTGCGTAAGATGAGCAATGCCTGCCCCATCTGCAGCAAGCCCGTCGATCCGGCGTTCCGTCCCTTTTGCTCCAAGCGTTGCTCTGACGTGGATCTGCAGCGCTGGCTTTCGGAACGTTACGTGGTCCCGGCGACGGACGATGAGGGAGTGAATCCCGGCTCGGGCGACATCTACAGGAATGACGATTAGGGCGCTGGACAACCAAATCGGCCTCGCCTATAGACGCGGCTCCCCGCTGTGAGGCGGGCGCTGAAGCGGTTTTTGGACCGCTTGGCCCAAGGGCCTGGATAGCTCAGTTGGTAGAGCAGCGGATTGAAAATCCGCGTGTCGCTGGTTCGAATCCGGCTCCAGGCACCACTATCTTTTCAAGTGTTTGGAAACGGTCGCGAGCGGGCCTTGGACGCTTATGCCGTCGATCCGCATCGACTTGCGCGCTTTGGTCGCATCTTTGGCTTTGGGATCGGCGGGAATCGTCGGGCGATATCGAATTTCGGCACGGTTATGCGGCCTGGGCCAAGGGGTTCGATATTTGGCAGGCGCAATGTCATCGTTGCCCGTGCCTCATCAACCGTCGTTTTGTGGTTTTGCTGCATTGCAGCATGAACTTTCCCGTTGATAGGGAAAAACCGCCCTTAAATCCTGATTTCGCATTTGTGCGCTGCAGCAAGGGGTGCCCGGGCATCGGCGCGACGACGATTTTATGCCCAGAAGAACCTCTTGACGGTACGAAAAGGGGTTGCCAAAGGACCCCTGCCGCAATTCTAACATTGGGGTAAGGTCAAAGCCTCTTCGGGGGCTTTGGTCATCCGCGCTTCGAAACGATCCTTCTGGAGGGCCTAGTCCTCGTGAGGGGCGTAACGGGTCGAGCGCAGCGAAGCGGGTCCGCTGAGGTTGGAAGAGAAATCGACCGCCTTAGGGGACTATTCAGAGTTAGGGTAGAAACGCTCTCGCGCGACGACCCTCGGTCCAAACGTGCTAGACCAATCAGGAACTGGCGACAGATGCTCGACATTAAACGGAAGACCCCCCTCATCGCTCTCGTTGGCGCCATGGCGCTGATGGTAAGCGCTCCCGCTTTCGCTCAGGACGCCGCGGCTACCGCCCCGGCCGCCGCCGAAAGCACCGCCGCACCGGCCGCTGATGCCGCCGTTGCCCCGGCCCCGGCTCCTGCTGAAGAGCCTGCTGCCGAAGAAGCCAAGAAGGAAAGCCACTCGCTGACCCCGGTCGGCATGTTCATGGCGGCTGGCGTGGTCGTTAAGGTCGTGATGATCGGCCTGATCCTCGCCTCGGTGTTCTCGTGGGTTCTGCTGATCACGAAGATGTTCGAGTTCGGCGCTCTCAATAAGCAGTCCGACAAGTTCCTCGAAGCCTTCCGCGGCGCCCGTTCGATCGCTGACATCGCGCGCATCGGTTCGTCGGAAGAATTCGAAGGCAACCCGATGGCCGACATGGCCGCTGCGGCTGGTCAAGAAGTCGAACTGTCGCGTCAAGCTGGCCTGGCGGTCGGCGGCGAGCACCGTGACTCGACCATCGCTCGTGCAAGCTACGCCATCAACGCCGTGCAAGCCTCGCTCGCCAAGCGCCTGTCGGGTGGCATGGTGTTCCTGGCCTCGGTCGGCTCGGGTGGTCCGTTCATTGGTCTGTTCGGTACGGTTTACGGGATCATGACCTCGTTCATCGGCATTGCGAACACCAACACGACCAACCTGGCCGTCGTCGCTCCCGGTATCGCCGAAGCGCTGCTCGCCACGGGTATCGGTCTGTTCGCCGCTATTCCGGCCGTTATCTTCTACAACTACTTCCAGACCCGCATCTC of the Caulobacter henricii genome contains:
- a CDS encoding ribonuclease E/G, producing MSERRAYLYKGVGETVGVVTLDGRPERLIATWDGDDPLDVEGVRGVARIRKIEKAFASAFVQLPGGQDVLLPLRPDMPKLVEGGLVEIEIRTPSRRDKAAVARFIGEGEGEPRVLEPAFTVEQQLRLLVKSGSPTGGEAALQAVEAAEAEALETVFALPGGGDISIEPTRALVAVDVDLGAREGLDAKRAARQANMAALGVAARILRLKGLGGIVVFDLVGRGHDGQALSTAARNAFSVDNPGVAIGAISRFGTLEMTLPRRSRSILDRLLEVDGQPRPAAMARRVARALEREGRADPGGRLLARCAPIVADAFAELDSGVADRLGRRFVIEPVAGWSVERLEVCVR
- a CDS encoding MotA/TolQ/ExbB proton channel family protein, which codes for MLDIKRKTPLIALVGAMALMVSAPAFAQDAAATAPAAAESTAAPAADAAVAPAPAPAEEPAAEEAKKESHSLTPVGMFMAAGVVVKVVMIGLILASVFSWVLLITKMFEFGALNKQSDKFLEAFRGARSIADIARIGSSEEFEGNPMADMAAAAGQEVELSRQAGLAVGGEHRDSTIARASYAINAVQASLAKRLSGGMVFLASVGSGGPFIGLFGTVYGIMTSFIGIANTNTTNLAVVAPGIAEALLATGIGLFAAIPAVIFYNYFQTRISAYGTRSEGFVAELMNAISRQLDKGA
- the murA gene encoding UDP-N-acetylglucosamine 1-carboxyvinyltransferase; protein product: MDRIAIIGGAQLHGEIPVSGAKNSAIKLMAASLLTDEPLRLTNMPRLADTRFLGKLLSRLGASVTESDGPDGQQTLLHAPEITSGFAPYDLVRQMRASFNVLGPLIARTGQAKVSLPGGCTIGARPVDLHLQALEALGAKIDLHEGYVYAQAPRGLKGAEITFPFVSVGATEHAMLAAVIADGVTVLHNAACEPELLDLQECLNAMGAKVEGAGTPTVTITGVARLHGATHAVIPDRIEMGTFAVAAAMAGGEVRLTRARPGLIDSLLVKLEEAGCGVEPTADGVIIRRSAERLKAVDIETAAYPGFATDLQAQFMALMTVADGESRIRETIFENRFMHAPELMRLGADISVSGGEARVRGVARLEGAEVMATDLRASVSLVIAGLVARGETTVSRIYHLDRGFERLEAKLTACGAQVRRIKGDGEAEL
- a CDS encoding Maf family nucleotide pyrophosphatase — protein: MASQTAVQPALVLASASPRRLDLLKQVGVTPDRIDPADIDETPERDETPRLHALRLARQKARAVASRAPGDFVLAADTVVAVGRRILPKAETEDQAIHCLSLLSGRNHKVLTAVAAIAPDGREAARLVETRVQVKRLSELERADYLASGEWRGKAGGYAVQGVAGGFIIDLQGSYTGVVGLPLYETLNLLRGLGWSGS
- a CDS encoding DUF2948 family protein, with translation MSKPAPALRLLAQDAEGLTVISAALQDAVAKIGDIRWDAQARTLTLACNRFRWEAGGQKATKRGAEGERVRSALQLGDVTGVQARNLRREAKGAIVELLSITFEPGEAPGGTVMLTFAGGGDLRVGVDCLDVVLADVSEPWATPRRPGHAD
- a CDS encoding UPF0262 family protein, with product MTDDRANQYLKSIVIDDDSLAAASRDQEQERQVAIFDLLDSNYFEPADGQGGPYDLKLSLIENRLAFDIGGPGYERRHLLSLSPFKGVIKDYFMICDSYYSAIRNSTPQQIEALDMGRRGLHNEGSSLLRERLEGKVKTDLDTARRLFTLICALHWRG
- a CDS encoding NCS1 family nucleobase:cation symporter-1, giving the protein MSAPDRDLWNEDLAPTGEAQRTWRWWHFAALWLGMVICVPAYMLASGLIEQGMSAGQAVATVLLGNLVVLVPMLLIGHAGARHGVPYAVLARASFGWKGARIPAVARAVVACGWYGIQTWIGGGALLTLLGVIMGRSLVGAPIPLLGIGLGQLLAFLAFWGIQLLFVTKGLTAVRRLETWTAPIKLVICALMVWWAMDKAGGLGPIFHQPSAFVDGGPKAGQFWSVFVPALTAMVGFWATLALNIPDFTRFAKKQADQILGQAIGLPIPMGLLALVSVITTSATVIVFGKAVWDPVQLAGDIGGIAVVIGLLIISLDTVCCNIAANLVGPAYDFSALWPSRITYRIGGWITAGIGVLIMPWKLLETTQGYIFVWLVGYGALLGPIAGILIVDYWLLRKTVLAVDDLYAKHGAYAYRGGWNPAALAALAVGVAPNLPGFLASAAPHLFGGVGAFWTGLYMYAWFVGLALAGAVYWGMMRGKVGRRGE
- the infA gene encoding translation initiation factor IF-1, which codes for MAKEELLEFPGTVSELLPNATFRVTLENAHEIIAHTAGKMRKNRIRVLAGDKVLVEMTPYDLTKGRITYRFK
- the hisD gene encoding histidinol dehydrogenase; this encodes MRRFDFSDPDFAAAFRAFLAEDRGSPADVDASVVEVLDAVRTGGIQAVLDLTRRFDRVDLTEQTVRVTAEEIEAGAAQTPADVREAIAFAAARIRAYHARQRPADQAWTDEAGVELGWRWTPIEAVGVYVPGGRAAYPSTVLMNAVPAQVAGVDRIAMVTPPGKLQPAVLAAAKEAGVTEIWRIGGAQAVAALAYGAGPIQPVDKIVGPGNAYVTAAKRRLYGVVGIDALAGPSEIVVVADNQNNPDWIAADLLSQAEHDPAAQSILITDDPAFADAVEAAIIERLKTLATGQDAAASWRDHGAVIIAPLDESPALVDAIAPEHVEFALDNPERLSDRVRHAGAIFLGRLTPEAIGDYVAGSNHVLPTSRAARFQSGLSIYDFLKRTSIAKCNAASFAILGPHTAALATVEGLPAHALSAQIRLGRLPSEG
- a CDS encoding DNA gyrase inhibitor YacG, which gives rise to MSNACPICSKPVDPAFRPFCSKRCSDVDLQRWLSERYVVPATDDEGVNPGSGDIYRNDD
- a CDS encoding arsenate reductase ArsC, whose protein sequence is MPALPDAVLFTCNFNRVRSPMAEGLFKRFYGTRAFVDSCGLRGDPTGEGIDPFVIAVMDELGLDVSDHKPKTFGQLEDDSFDVVVSLTPEAQHRAVELARDRAVEIEYWPTHDPTLVDGSREARLAAYREVRDDLAEAIKRRFGAPSTFGG